Proteins encoded within one genomic window of Candidatus Eisenbacteria bacterium:
- a CDS encoding PEP-CTERM sorting domain-containing protein produces the protein MLRNLLLLCSVAGLVLGPSTAYAIPPIDLTTAATTLTSSVDDVVWSNTLLFQATGTGGFDPFLRVHDQQNYGGTPLGVEEGMNTDGARLYEQLGGGDPHTHAIQFGELQIENIGGQDYYVFTLDFAEPTGQDFEFLTIEELRMHSVDEAAGGALTTEADVIGAAGSIEHYDLDQTQNQTVFLDYTVSNQGNGQSDIDFYIPVSYFAGATDSDYFYTYIKFGRADTFEGVSWAADGSFEELRVLTKTGGRGNAPEPGTIALFGIGLAGLAVGLRKNKK, from the coding sequence ATGCTCCGAAACCTGCTTCTCCTCTGCAGCGTCGCGGGCCTCGTGCTCGGTCCCTCCACGGCCTACGCGATCCCACCCATCGACCTCACGACGGCGGCCACGACCTTGACCAGCTCGGTGGACGACGTCGTCTGGTCGAACACGCTGCTGTTCCAGGCGACGGGGACGGGGGGATTCGATCCGTTTCTCCGTGTGCACGATCAGCAGAACTACGGCGGCACGCCGCTGGGAGTCGAGGAGGGGATGAACACGGACGGCGCCCGGCTCTACGAGCAACTCGGCGGCGGTGATCCTCACACGCACGCGATCCAGTTCGGGGAGTTGCAGATCGAGAACATCGGGGGCCAGGATTACTACGTCTTCACCCTCGACTTCGCGGAGCCGACCGGACAGGACTTCGAATTCCTCACGATCGAGGAGCTGCGCATGCACTCCGTCGATGAGGCGGCAGGCGGCGCGCTCACGACCGAGGCGGACGTGATCGGCGCAGCGGGTTCCATCGAGCACTACGACCTCGATCAGACCCAGAATCAGACCGTGTTCCTGGACTACACCGTCTCGAACCAGGGGAACGGCCAGAGCGACATCGACTTCTATATACCGGTCAGCTACTTCGCGGGCGCGACCGATAGCGACTACTTCTACACGTACATCAAGTTCGGTCGCGCGGACACGTTCGAGGGAGTGAGCTGGGCCGCGGATGGAAGCTTCGAGGAGCTTCGCGTGCTCACCAAGACCGGCGGCCGCGGCAACGCGCCGGAGCCCGGCACGATCGCGCTCTTCGGCATCGGCCTCGCGGGTCTCGCGGTCGGGCTGCGCAAGAACAAGAAGTAG